In Quercus robur chromosome 10, dhQueRobu3.1, whole genome shotgun sequence, a genomic segment contains:
- the LOC126701864 gene encoding probable aldehyde dehydrogenase gives MNRFLYCGVMRAKASQKGLSFFNSFNLSRSVHSIPFATVDVEEISGSQPAEVHNLVQGKWKTSSNWNTLLDPLNGEPFIKVAEVDETGIQPFVESLSKCPKHGLHNPFKAPERYLLFGDISVKAAHMLSIPKVSDFFTRLIQRVAPKSYKQALGEVYVTQKFFENFSGDQVRFLARSFAVPGDHLGQQSHGFRWPYGPVAIITPFNFPLEIPVLQLMGALYMGNKPILKVDSKVSIVMEQMMRLLHYCGLPAEDVDFINSDGKTMNKILLEGNPRMTLFTGSSRVADKLAVDLKGRIKLEDAGFDWKVLGPDVQEEDYVAWVCDQDAYACSGQKCSAQSILFMHENWSRTSLISKIKNLAERRKLEDLTVGPVLTFTTEAMLEHLNKLLQIPGSKLLFGGEPIKNHSIPSIYGAIKPTAVYVPLEEIMKENTYELVTREIFGPFQIITDYKKEKLPMVLDALERMHAHLTAAVVSNDPLFLQEVIGKTVNGTTYAGLRARTTGAPQNHWFGPAGDPRGAGIGTPEAIKLVWSCHREIIYDIGPMPRNWEIPPST, from the exons ATGAACAGGTTTCTATACTGTGGAGTTATGAGGGCTAAAGCTTCCCAAAAGGGTCTCAGtttcttcaattctttcaatCTCTCAAG ATCTGTTCATTCCATACCCTTTGCTACTGTAGATGTTGAAGAGATATCAGGTTCTCAACCGGCTGAAGTTCACAACTTGG TGCAGGGTAAATGGAAAACATCTTCAAATTGGAATACACTTTTGGATCCTTTAAATGGAGAGCCATTCATTAAAGTTGCTGAGGTAGATGAAACAGGCATTCAG CCATTTGTGGAGAGCTTGTCCAAGTGTCCCAAACATGGTCTACACAATCCCTTTAAAGCACCAGAGAG GTATCTTTTGTTTGGAGACATATCTGTAAAGGCAGCCCACATGCTTTCCATTCCAAAG GTTTCCGATTTCTTCACTAGGTTAATACAGAGAGTTGCTCCAAAGAGTTACAAGCAGGCTCTTGGTGAAGTTTATGTTACACAAAAGTTTTTTGAGAATTTCTCTGGTGATCAG GTTCGTTTCCTTGCGAGATCTTTTGCAGTACCTGGAGATCATCTTGGACAGCAAAGTCATGGTTTTCGTTGGCCTTATGGTCCT GTTGCAATAATTACTCCTTTCAATTTTCCCCTGGAGATTCCTGTACTTCAGTTGATGGGTGCACTTTATATGGGCAACAAGCCTATTCTTAAAGTTGATAGCAAG GTGAGCATTGTCATGGAGCAAATGATGCGCTTACTTCATTATTGTGGGTTACCTGCGGAAGACGTTGACTTCATAAATTCTGATGGGAAGACAATGAACAAGATATTATTGGAG GGAAACCCACGAATGACCCTCTTTACTGGTAGCTCAAGAGTGGCAGACAAGTTGGCTGTTGACCTTAAGGGTCGCATTAAGTTGGAAGATGCAGGATTTGACTGGAAAGTTCTAGGGCCTGATGTTCAGGAG GAAGATTATGTTGCATGGGTCTGTGATCAGGATGCATACGCATGTAGTGGTCAGAAGTGCTCGGCACAATCAATATTATTCATGCATGAG AACTGGTCTAGAACTTCacttatatccaaaataaaaaaccttgcTGAGAGAAGGAAATTAGAAGATTTAACTGTTGGCCCTGTCCTTACT TTCACAACTGAAGCCATGCTAGAGCACTTGAATAAATTGCTTCAGATACCAGGTTCAAAACTACTCTTTGGCGGTGAACCTATAAAGAACCATTCAATTCCATCCATATATGGTGCTATAAAACCAACGGCCGTTTATGTCCCACTTGAAGAAATTATGAAAGAAAACACTTATGAGCTTGTTACAAGAGAGATTTTTGGACCATTCCAG ATTATTACCgactacaaaaaagaaaaacttccAATGGTGTTGGATGCTCTCGAGAGGATGCATGCACATTTAACAGCTGCTGTGGTTTCAAATGATCCCCTGTTCCTACAg GAAGTTATTGGAAAAACAGTGAATGGGACTACTTATGCTGGATTAAGAGCAAGAACAACTGGAGCTCCACAAAATCACTG GTTTGGACCAGCTGGAGACCCCAGGGGTGCCGGAATTGGGACCCCAGAAGCAATAAAGCTTGTTTGGTCTTGCCATAGAGAGATTATATACGATATCGGCCCCATGCCAAGAAACTGGGAAATTCCACCATCTACTTGA
- the LOC126702286 gene encoding uncharacterized protein LOC126702286, producing MTLLEVIIKASANTESVASESEYPIVLNPDDVLLRPKLEDPNPTLLVNPVIGWQISQTDSEVIEMGKKFCTKLKRKLKNPIDFDKDEFLLILNQFLEKIRDKVGVSIGIDSSESGYARAWIERLGSFMGKDVAGLVLDGCVDFEIWDLVEVLIVNGVIDHSFYSNLVNRLVAKKRSDLLCLCIKHASDLGASELLAILKYFLCPAKDAYGSMVDVRKEWEKQALSAIEKASERSVTGKKARLAKEASILLMVAHDGFSASELCLHYLLASSNIDAVTLSSSIGNLNGKEMMNLIRYLGKWLKKYEQFPQAVPCPEASYKLGLKACSWVPKLEDVINCAGLVLDEKFSSLILHPEFHEELRSMGEVVSCLASEARLCCLMADVADRLKVEV from the coding sequence ATGACTTTGCTTGAAGTGATAATAAAGGCCTCGGCCAATACCGAGTCAGTTGCTTCCGAGTCAGAATACCCTATTGTTCTCAACCCGGATGATGTTTTGCTGAGGCCTAAACTTGAAGACCCAAATCCCACATTGCTTGTTAACCCTGTTATCGGTTGGCAAATATCGCAAACCGATTCTGAAGTCATTGAAATGGGGAAAAAGTTCTGTACTAAGCTAAAGCGGAAGCTCAAGAACCCGATTGATTTTGATAAGGATGAGTTTTTACTGATTTTGAATCAGTTTCTTGAGAAAATTAGGGACAAAGTTGGTGTATCCATTGGGATTGATTCGTCTGAAAGTGGGTATGCTCGGGCCTGGATTGAACGGCTAGGGTCTTTCATGGGTAAAGATGTTGCTGGTTTGGTTTTGGATGGGTGTGTGGATTTTGAAATTTGGGATTTGGTTGAGGTTCTGATTGTTAATGGGGTTATTGATCATTCTTTTTATTCGAATTTGGTCAATAGACTTGTGGCGAAGAAGAGGTCAGACTTGTTATGTCTTTGTATTAAGCATGCATCGGATCTTGGGGCATCTGAATTACTTGCCATTTTGAAGTATTTTCTTTGTCCGGCGAAAGATGCTTATGGTAGTATGGTGGATGTGAGGAAAGAATGGGAGAAGCAGGCTTTGTCAGCAATTGAGAAAGCAAGCGAAAGGAGTGTCACGGGGAAGAAAGCACGTTTGGCGAAGGAGGCTTCAATTTTGCTTATGGTGGCACATGATGGGTTCTCTGCATCAGAGCTTTGTTTGCACTATTTGCTGGCGTCCTCAAATATTGATGCAGTGACATTATCATCATCAATTGGAAATTTGAATGGTAAAGAGATGATGAATTTGATTCGGTATTTGGGGAAGTGGTTGAAGAAGTACGAGCAATTTCCTCAAGCAGTTCCATGTCCTGAAGCATCATATAAGTTAGGTTTGAAGGCCTGCAGTTGGGTTCCTAAGCTTGAAGATGTCATCAACTGTGCTGGATTGGTGCTGGatgaaaaattttcttcgttGATTTTGCATCCAGAATTCCATGAAGAGCTGAGATCCATGGGGGAAGTGGTTAGTTGTTTAGCATCAGAAGCTAGACTATGTTGTTTAATGGCTGATGTAGCCGACAGATTGAAAGTTGAAGTTTGA